GGAATGGACCTGGCCAGGGTGCTCTTCTCCTTCGAGAACTCACCGGCCCTGGTGTTCATCACCGCGCACGGCGAGAACGCGCTGGAGGCCTTCGACCTGGGCGCCATCGACTACGTGATGAAGCCGGCCAGTCCCGAAAGGGTGGAACGCGCGCTGCGCAAGGTGCAACGCATAGCCGCCCCGCCGGAAGCGGGCGGCGACGGTGCCAGCGCGTTGACCGCGGGCGGCGAGCGGGCGGAGGCGCAGCAGCGGGCCGACGACCACTCGGTCATTCCCGTGGAACTGGGAGGAACCACCCGCCTGGTGCAGCGTTCCCAGGTGCGCTGGGTGGAGGCCCAGGGGGATTACGCGCGGCTGCACACCGACGAGGGGTCGCACCTGGTGCGCATCCCGCTGGCCCAGTTGGAGGAGAAGTGGGCGGACGCCGGATTCGTGCGCATTCACCGATCCTATCTGGTCGCGCTGAACCTGATCAACGAGCTGCGCATGTCCTCCTCCGGGTATTCGGTGCTCATCGCGGGGGGACAGCACCGGGAGACCCGTGAGTTGCCGGTCAGTCGCAGGCACACCCGTGAGCTCAAGGACCGGCTGGTGCGTTCGCCGCGTCAATGACCGCGGAACCGTTGTCCGGAACGGGGGCGCCGTTGGATGATCGCTTCGACGGATCGTGCAACTTCCGCGAGAACGGGGGTTCCTGTCGGGTCGTCGGCCGTTGCGACTCCGGCGTGCCGGCGCCGAAACACCACCCGAGCAGTCGGCTTTGCCGAGCAAGAATTCCCGGAGGAGGGGCATCGCCGGGCAAGGGCTCCCGGAAAGGAACTCCCAACAGAAGGACACCGTCCAACGCAAACGCTCTGAGCCTAAGTACCCGGCACCGCCGGGGGTTCTCAGCCGCGGGTCTCGTGAGGACAGCCTCGACGTTGTGTAGTGCCTACCCGATGTCGAGGATCCCGCAGCGAGACCCCGACTGAGGTTCCCCTACCCGAGCCGGTGAGCAGGCCGATCCGCGGACTCTCCAGATAAGGTGGTGGGGCAGTGACCACGGGTAGATCTTCGGCACCCCAGCAGCGCGCTCCGCGGCGCAAGCGCGTGGTGCTGGCCGACCGGCGCGGTTCGCGCGACGTTCCGCGCACGATCATCGATCTCGAGAACCAGAGCACCATGGGCGAGGCGATGATCCGGAACCTGGTTCGTGCCCAGTTGCGTTCCGCGCTGTGGCTGGCCGCGATCAGCGTGGCGTTCCTGGGCGCGCTGCCCGTGCTGCTGCGTTACGTCCCCGTCCTGTCCGAGATCCGGCTGTTCGGCGTCCCGCTGCCCTGGTTTCTCCTGGGAGTGCTGCCGTTTCCGTTCATCCTGCTGATCGGCTACATCGGTACGCGCAAAGCCGAACAGCACGAACGTGAGTTCATGGAGATGGTGGACCGGTGAATCCGTGGGCCCTCGGCGGCGTCACGTTGATAGCCGCCGTCACCTTCGCCCTCGCGATGTGGGGGTCGCGCGGAGCACGGACCACTTCGGACTTCCTGCTGGCCCGCCGCATGGTCGGGGTGGAGCGCAACGCGGCCGCCATAGCCGGTGAGTACCTCTCGGCGGCCTCCTTCCTCGGTGTGGCGGGGTTGCTGCTCAAGGACGGCATCGAGGCCCTCTGGTACCCGATCGGCTACACGGCGGGGTACTTGGCGCTGATCCTGTTCGTGGCCGCGCCGCTGCGTCGTTCCGGCGCCTACACGCTGCCGGACTTCGCGCAGGTGCGGCTGGACTCCACCCGGGTACGTGCCGTCTCGACGGTCCTCGTGGTGCTGATCGGATGGCTCTACCTGGTTCCCCAGCTGCAGGCGGCAGGCGTGACGCTGTCCACGATCACCGGAATCCCCTACTCGAGCGGGATCCTGGCCGTGGCGGTCATCGTGCTGGCCGGAGTGCTCAGCGGGGGGATGCGTGCGGTCACGTTGGTGCAGGCCTTCCAGTACGGCGTCAAGCTCTTCGCCATCAGCGTGCCCGTGTTCGTGCTCTTCTTCGTTTTCCTCGGGCAGGACGATCAGCACCGCAGGGGGCTGGACGAGCCCGTCCCGCCCGCTTTCGAACGTGCGACCACGGTGCGGATCGAGACGGACGTGCGGCTGCGGGTCACCGAGCCGGTCTGGGTGGACGTGTTGTCCGGCCCCGGACCGGAGGCGCTGGACGGGGTCGCGGCCTCGGAAGGGGGCGGTTCCAGGGAGAGCGTTTACCTCACCGAGGGGCTCCACTCGGTGAGCTCCGGTTCCGAGCTGCGTTTCCCGGAGGGAAGCGCGGTCCCGACGGTCGCCGACGCGGAGCCGAACAACCGGGACTGGTTGCTGCCGCAGAGCGGTGACTCCTACGAGCTGTTCGAGGCGTACTCCCTGATTCTGTCCACTTTCCTCGGGACCATGGGGCTTCCGCACGTGCTGATGCGCTTCTACACCAACCCGACGGGGCAGGGGGCGCGGCGCACCTCGTTCGTGGTGTTGGGTCTGCTCGGGGTCTTCTACCTGTTCCCGACGATTTTCGGGGTGCTGTCCCGGTTCTACGTGCCGCAACTGCTGGTGACGGGCAACACCGACGCCGCGGTGCTGCTGCTGCCCACGGCGATGCTGCAGGGGTGGCCGGGCGAGCTGATCGGTGCGATCACCGCGGCAGGTGCCTTCGCCGCGTTCCTGTCCACTTCTTCCGGGCTGGTCATGAGTGTGTCCAGTGTGCTGTTCACCGACCTGCTTCCCGGCAGGCTCGGCAACTTCCGGATGATCGCTCTCGGTTCGTGCATCCTTCCCGTGGCGCTGGCGCTGATCGCCATCGGGCGGGACATCTCGCAGAGCGTCGGCCTGGCCTTCGCCATGGCCGCTTCCACCTTCTTCCCGCTGCTGGTGCTCGGCATCTGGTGGCGCAAGCTGACCGCGGCCGGGGCCATGGGGGGGCTGGTCGTGGGGGGCGGTCTGGTGCTGATCGCGGTGCTGACCGGGGCTTTCCTCGGCGACGGGTACGGGTGGTGGTCGGCCGTGCTGCTGCAGCCCGCCGCTTTCACCGTGCCGGTGGCCTTCGTGGTGACGGTGGTGGTCAGCAAGCTCACCGGACGC
This genomic stretch from Actinopolyspora halophila DSM 43834 harbors:
- a CDS encoding LytR/AlgR family response regulator transcription factor, which produces MSTPQRISGPPEGRNGSGGSSRAGLVILIVDDEVPGLETTQGMIEKNPRVGKVLTAFDAAEALRILRSDNPDLQGRPADAPLVDAVFIDVAMPGLTGMDLARVLFSFENSPALVFITAHGENALEAFDLGAIDYVMKPASPERVERALRKVQRIAAPPEAGGDGASALTAGGERAEAQQRADDHSVIPVELGGTTRLVQRSQVRWVEAQGDYARLHTDEGSHLVRIPLAQLEEKWADAGFVRIHRSYLVALNLINELRMSSSGYSVLIAGGQHRETRELPVSRRHTRELKDRLVRSPRQ
- a CDS encoding cation acetate symporter — its product is MNPWALGGVTLIAAVTFALAMWGSRGARTTSDFLLARRMVGVERNAAAIAGEYLSAASFLGVAGLLLKDGIEALWYPIGYTAGYLALILFVAAPLRRSGAYTLPDFAQVRLDSTRVRAVSTVLVVLIGWLYLVPQLQAAGVTLSTITGIPYSSGILAVAVIVLAGVLSGGMRAVTLVQAFQYGVKLFAISVPVFVLFFVFLGQDDQHRRGLDEPVPPAFERATTVRIETDVRLRVTEPVWVDVLSGPGPEALDGVAASEGGGSRESVYLTEGLHSVSSGSELRFPEGSAVPTVADAEPNNRDWLLPQSGDSYELFEAYSLILSTFLGTMGLPHVLMRFYTNPTGQGARRTSFVVLGLLGVFYLFPTIFGVLSRFYVPQLLVTGNTDAAVLLLPTAMLQGWPGELIGAITAAGAFAAFLSTSSGLVMSVSSVLFTDLLPGRLGNFRMIALGSCILPVALALIAIGRDISQSVGLAFAMAASTFFPLLVLGIWWRKLTAAGAMGGLVVGGGLVLIAVLTGAFLGDGYGWWSAVLLQPAAFTVPVAFVVTVVVSKLTGRNVPSGTGRVMLRMHTPDRLGFLRDRSVDQGEVAERSSSVSRGGRGRHRLARGRRRS